In Salvelinus namaycush isolate Seneca chromosome 37, SaNama_1.0, whole genome shotgun sequence, the following are encoded in one genomic region:
- the LOC120030871 gene encoding replication protein A 32 kDa subunit-like, translating to MWNQGGSYGESNMGGGYTQSPGGFASPAASQGGEKKGRQRAQQIVPCTVSQLMSAAQAEDVFKVGEVEVAQVTIVGIIRTTDKSMTNIQYKVDDMTGAPMDVKQWVDTEDPSVDSTVIPPGTYVKVSGNLRSFQNHRSVVAFNVRPLQDMNEITSHMLEVVQAHMLLSKPQTIMMGGGGGMNTSMVPMLRPGMGGNMGGGYSGANDMSTNGLSPSQNQVLSLIRSCPDAQGISTQDLKQSLSGLSLAVIKQAVEFLSNEGHIFSTIDEDHFKSTDNDD from the exons ATGTGGAACCAAG GGGGATCATACGGTGAATCAAACATGGGTGGTGGATACACTCAGTCCCCGGGAGGATTCGCATCACCTGCTGCCTCccagggaggagagaagaaaggg AGACAACGTGCCCAACAGATTGTCCCCTGCACAGTGTCCCAGCTCATGTCTGCTGCCCAAGCGGAGGATGTCTTCAAAGTGGGAGAGGTAGAGGTTGCCCAG GTTACAATTGTGGGCATCATCAGAACCACTGACAAATCCATGACCAACATCCAGTACAAAGTCGATGACATGACAGGGGCCCCTATGGACGTGAAGCAGTGGGTAGATACAGAG GATCCCAGTGTGGACAGCACTGTCATCCCCCCAGGCACTTACGTTAAGGTCTCTGGCAATTTGCGCTCCTTCCAG AACCACAGGTCCGTGGTGGCGTTCAACGTCCGGCCCCTTCAGGACATGAACGAGATCACCTCCCACATGCTGGAGGTGGTGCAGGCACACATGTTGCTCAGCAAACCACAGACTATTATG ATGGGCGGAGGAGGGGGAATGAACACTAGCATGGTGCCCATGTTACGGCCGGGAATGGGTGGCAACATGGGAGGTGGATACTCGGGTGCTAACGACATGTCCACTAACGGCCTGAGCCCAAGCCAAAACCAG GTGCTGAGCTTGATAAGGAGCTGTCCAGACGCACAGGGTATAAGCACACAGGACTTGAAGCAGAGTCTCAGCGGCTTGAGCTTGGCTGTCATCAA GCAAGCAGTGGAGTTCCTCAGCAACGAAGGACACATCTTCTCCACCATCGACGAGGACCACTTCAAGTCTACGGACAATGATGACTAA
- the LOC120030870 gene encoding protein THEMIS2-like: protein MAGTEVVMSLQDLIASLDQTCLPRILQVCSGVYFQGSVYELSGNEVCLSTGDLVKVIDIELLSVSCEDISNNEKFQLPLNHADLFKLVPEEMPYSTVEEMVSLRPVGLDTCFPFTFTSQCVLTFENFTLGAGVAVTMLYIEQQDGGEESCVRCQLRGQQGALAEVLVPFSCRGEFYECESDQTYTLQEIISSPHLCSRRFRFSKNTKHGGSLVFSPIYQVQAIMHLRKNIVKFPSSLEVDVVDVTTQSQDLTFVTPLTLPEVFAQPDEAFPTMAEILEHHEGQPLFRCTWLAELHKGHPLVLHKRGSSAMVLASGIKGRNARQYFLVSQRYGGRLRRRPREFESVYELYAASTRALFLKVRVTRHSEELDEEGFLALSVGEQLEVLRCEKVKLPGGRTSQEKNNQTMEVLVCRRLQEVGDDEEEDEEEESEVVHLPLYMQSHFVENLTDNKKYSLKDLGKAFALPLDVKVASRDAELETDPLVGFSSLRLEATTIQPMIQASLPGKPERCFEIPTHWLNMSLSFTNDPLPLAQEYHLETVTEVTDSFYCEFRKLTASDEPPPPRPPKPSSRSKPSSGSKSSKATPSPSQPDTPCHPPKSGTLSLLSGLCLDSKKTHRPPAPLPPAITDAPPLNPRKPMTGVKSGKAQPNTYVTSISHMPNNKVPKYEVQADEGSHHDYEQVDDMLKTAQDSFLLY from the exons ATGGCAGGCACTGAAGTAGTTATGTCCCTGCAAGATTTAATTGCATCCTTGGATCAAACTTGTCTGCCACGGATTCTACAGGTTTGCTCTGGTGTATACTTTCAAG GGTCTGTTTATGAGCTGTCGGGAAACGAGGTGTGCCTATCCACGGGGGACCTGGTGAAGGTCATCGACATCGAGCTCCTGTCTGTCAGCTGTGAGGACATCAGCAACAATGAGAAGTTtcagctgcccctcaaccatgcAG ATCTGTTCAAGCTGGTTCCAGAGGAGATGCCATACAGCACAGTGGAGGAGATGGTGAGCCTGAGGCCTGTAGGCCTGGACACCTGCTTTCCCTTCACCTTCACCAGCCAATGTGTGCTGACTTTTGAGAATTTCACCCTCGGTGCCGGGGTGGCCGTGACCATGCTGTACATCGAGCAGCAAGACGGGGGTGAGGAGAGCTGCGTCCGCTGTCAACTCAGAGGCCAGCAGGGGGCGTTGGCTGAAGTGCTAGTCCCCTTCTCCTGCCGTGGGGAGTTCTATGAGTGTGAGAGTGACCAGACCTACACCCTCCAGGAGATCATATCCTCGCCCCACCTCTGTAGCCGGCGCTTTCGCTTCAGCAAGAATACCAAGCACGGGGGATCGCTAGTCTTCAGCCCCATATACCAGGTCCAGGCCATCATGCACT TGAGGAAGAACATAGTCAAGTTCCCCTCTAGCTTGGAGGTGGATGTAGTTGACGTGACGACGCAATCCCAAGACTTGACATTTGTGACCCCGCTCACTCTGCCCGAGGTATTTGCCCAGCCAGACGAGGCCTTCCCCACCATGGCTGAAATACTGGAGCACCATGAGGGCCAGCCTTTGTTCCGCTGTACCTGGCTGGCTGAACTACACAAGGGCCATCCTCTAGTCCTTCACAAGCGTGGTTCCTCAGCCATGGTTCTGGCTTCGGGTATCAAGGGGCGCAATGCCCGCCAGTACTTCCTAGTGTCGCAGCGCTACGGGGGACGCCTGCGACGGAGGCCGCGGGAGTTTGAGTCAGTGTACGAGCTGTACGCCGCCTCGACCCGGGCACTGTTTCTCAAGGTCAGGGTGACGCGGCACAGTGAGGAGCTGGACGAGGAGGGGTTTCTGGCGCTCAGTGTGGGCGAGCAGCTGGAGGTGCTGCGCTGCGAGAAGGTGAAGCTGCCTGGAGGAAGAACCAGCCAGGAGAAGAATAACCAGACCATGGAGGTCCTTGTATGTAGACGTCTCCAAGAAGTGGGCGATgacgaggaggaggatgaagaggaggagagcgaggTGGTCCACTTGCCCCTGTACATGCAGAGCCACTTTGTGGAGAATCTCACGGACAACAAGAAGTACAGCCTGAAGGACTTGGGCAAGGCCTTTGCCCTGCCGTTGGACGTTAAGGTGGCGAGCCGTGACGCAGAGCTGGAGACAGATCCTCTGGTGGGGTTCTCATCCCTGAGGCTGGAGGCTACTACTATACAGCCCATGATACAGGCCAGCCTTCCAGGAAAGCCAGAGAGGTGCTTTGAGATACCCACTCACTGGCTTAACATGTCTTTGTCCTTTACTAATGACCCCTTGCCTTTGGCCCAAGAATATCACCTGGAGACAGTTACAGAGGTGACGGACTCATTCTATTGCGAATTTCGAAAGCTCACCGCATCAGATGAACCCCCACCACCACGTCCACCAAAGCCATCGTCAAGATCAAAGCCATCGTCAGGCTCAAAGTCTTCAAAGGCAACCCCTTCACCCTCACAACCAGACACCCCCTGCCATCCACCCAAAAGTGGCACCCTTTCCCTGTTGAGTGGTCTATGTCTTGATAGCAAAAAGACTCACAGGCCCCCTGCTCCTCTGCCTCCG GCTATCACAGATGCCCCTCCGCTGAATCCAAGAAAGCCTATGACCGGTGTCAAGTCAGGAAAGGCTCAGCCAAACACTTATGTCACGTCTATAAGTCACATGCCCAACAATAAAG TGCCGAAATATGAGGTGCAAGCAGATGAGGGCAGCCACCATGATTATGAGCAAGTGGACGACATGTTGAAAACAGCACAGGACAGTTTTTTACTTTACTGA
- the LOC120031130 gene encoding nuclear inhibitor of protein phosphatase 1-like — translation MATNATATNLPSFDCPTWAGKPPPGLHLDVMKGDKMVEKLIIDEKKYYLFGRNPDMCDFTIDHQSCSRVHAALVYHKHLKRVFLIDNNSTHGTYLGHIRLEPNKPQQVPIDSTMSFGASTRAYTIREKPQSQQGTNATTGDSKAGEDEEGSKGLLGLPEEETELENLTEFNTAHNKRISTLTIEEGNLEIQRPKRKRRNSRVTFNEDDEVINPEDIDPSVGRFRNMVQTAVVPIKKQKMERHGSLSMDDVVTRRIHNYTFGGGLYGDLPPTSHEVHPAGAPSGATILGGLPLPFPNPAPEVNLAPDAPQPPVTLNPVPVTGPYLSEVLNEPRKKKYAKEAWPGKKPTPSLLI, via the exons ATGGCGACAAATGCAACTGCTACAAACTTACCATCTTTTGATTGTCCAACATG GGCAGGCAAGCCCCCTCCAGGACTCCATTTGGACGTGATGAAAGGTGACAAAATGGTCGAG AAACTGATCATTGACGAGAAAAAGTACTACTTATTCGGGAGGAACCCGGACATGTGTGACTTCACCATCGACCACCAGTCATGTTCACGCGTGCATGCTGCCCTGGTCTACCACAAGCACCTGAAGAGGGTGTTCCTTATTGATAACAACAGCA CGCATGGTACCTATCTGGGACACATCCGCCTGGAGCCCAATAAGCCTCAGCAGGTCCCCATAGACTCCACCATGTCGTTTGGAGCGTCCACGCGAGCCTACACCATCCGGGAGAAACCTCAGAGCCAGCAAGGAACCAACGCCACCACAGGGGACAGCAAGGCCGGAGAGGACGAGGAGGGGTCTAAGGGCCTCTTAGGATTACCAGAGGAGGAGACCGAGCTAGag AACCTGACAGAGTTCAACACGGCCCACAACAAGCGCATCTCAACCCTGACCATCGAGGAGGGCAACCTAGAGATCCAGAGACCCAAGAGGAAGAGGCGGAACTCCAGAGTCACCTTCAACGAGGACGATGAGGTCATCAACCCGG AGGACATTGATCCCTCAGTGGGACGCTTCAGGAACATGGTGCAGACTGCTGTCGTCCCTATAAAG AAACAGAAAATGGAGAGGCACGGCTCACTTAGTATGGACGACGTTGTGACGAGGCGCATCCACAACTACACCTTCGGCGGCGGCCTTTACGGGGACCTGCCACCCACCAGCCACGAGGTCCACCCCGCCGGGGCCCCGAGTGGAGCCACTATCCTGGGGGGTCTCCCTCTACCCTTCCCCAACCCGGCCCCAGAGGTGAACCTGGCCCCGGATGCCCCCCAGCCACCTGTCACCCTCAACCCTGTCCCCGTTACAGGCCCCTATCTCTCCGAGGTCCTCAACGAGCCCCGCAAGAAAAAGTACGCTAAAGAGGCATGGCCAGGCAAGAAGCCCACCCCCTCCCTACTAATCTAA